In a genomic window of Roseiflexus castenholzii DSM 13941:
- the gcvPB gene encoding aminomethyl-transferring glycine dehydrogenase subunit GcvPB gives MHNHEPPIFELSGRGKIGVNLPQIDVPQSQLPVDLLRADDLAGLPELTEPEVIRHYTRISQRNFAIDTTMVSLGSCTMKYNSKLHEEAARLPGFAAAHPLQGEELSQGALQLMYELQTYLGEISGFDAVSLQPAAGAQGELTGILVFRAYHLDRGDHERMEVLVPDSAHGTNPATAAMAGYKVIEVKSDARGNVDLEDLKRKLSPRTAALMLTNPNTLGLFEEHVVEVARLVHEAGGLVYGDGANFNALLGIAKPGKLGFDFMHYNLHKTFTTPHGGGGPGSGAVGCTAMLAPFLPAPRVRRIPQAGQELPPTERGASMRGAHATPAPEGAYEFFAPEKSIGRMKTFHGNFGMLVRAWTYIRSIGAAGLRKVSETAVLNANYVQARLKHVYPAAVDRTCMHETVLQGKLAAAPEVRTFDIAKRLIDYGFHPPTVYFPLIVPEALMIEPTETESKRTLDAFCDALLAIAGEAARDPEILKRAPTTTPVRRLDEVRAARQPILRYDPAVFARLREEGLQF, from the coding sequence ATGCACAATCACGAACCCCCTATCTTTGAATTGTCAGGACGGGGCAAAATTGGCGTCAATCTGCCGCAGATCGATGTGCCGCAGAGCCAACTCCCCGTCGATCTGCTGCGCGCCGATGATCTCGCCGGATTGCCTGAACTGACCGAACCCGAGGTCATCCGACACTATACGCGCATCAGTCAGCGTAACTTCGCCATCGACACGACCATGGTCAGCCTGGGGTCGTGTACGATGAAGTACAACAGCAAGCTCCACGAGGAAGCGGCGCGCCTGCCCGGTTTTGCGGCAGCGCATCCGTTGCAGGGCGAAGAACTTTCGCAGGGTGCGCTGCAACTGATGTATGAATTGCAGACATACCTCGGCGAAATCTCCGGCTTCGACGCTGTTTCGCTGCAACCGGCAGCCGGGGCGCAGGGAGAGTTGACCGGCATTCTGGTCTTCCGCGCCTATCATCTCGATCGCGGCGATCACGAGCGGATGGAGGTGCTGGTGCCCGACTCGGCGCACGGTACGAACCCGGCGACGGCAGCTATGGCAGGTTATAAAGTGATTGAGGTGAAGAGTGATGCGCGCGGCAATGTCGATCTCGAGGACCTGAAGCGTAAACTGTCACCGCGCACCGCTGCACTCATGTTAACCAATCCAAATACCCTGGGGTTGTTCGAGGAGCACGTCGTCGAGGTGGCGCGCCTGGTCCACGAGGCGGGCGGGCTGGTGTACGGCGACGGCGCTAATTTCAATGCCCTCCTTGGGATCGCAAAACCGGGCAAGTTGGGATTCGATTTTATGCACTATAACCTGCACAAAACCTTCACCACCCCCCACGGCGGCGGCGGTCCCGGGTCAGGCGCGGTGGGCTGCACGGCGATGCTTGCACCGTTCCTGCCCGCGCCACGGGTTCGCCGTATTCCCCAGGCCGGTCAGGAACTGCCGCCAACCGAACGCGGCGCAAGTATGCGCGGCGCGCATGCGACGCCAGCGCCCGAAGGCGCGTATGAGTTCTTTGCGCCGGAAAAATCGATCGGGCGGATGAAGACCTTCCACGGCAACTTTGGCATGCTGGTGCGCGCCTGGACGTATATTCGCTCGATTGGCGCCGCCGGATTGCGCAAGGTTAGTGAAACGGCAGTGTTGAATGCGAACTATGTGCAAGCGCGGCTGAAACATGTGTATCCGGCTGCGGTTGATCGCACCTGCATGCACGAGACGGTGTTGCAGGGAAAACTGGCTGCCGCTCCCGAAGTGCGCACATTCGACATCGCCAAGCGGTTGATCGACTATGGCTTTCATCCGCCAACAGTCTACTTCCCGCTGATTGTCCCGGAAGCATTGATGATCGAGCCGACCGAGACCGAATCGAAGCGCACGCTCGATGCTTTCTGCGATGCGTTACTGGCTATCGCCGGGGAAGCGGCGCGCGACCCGGAGATTCTGAAGCGCGCGCCGACCACGACGCCGGTGCGCCGGCTCGACGAGGTGCGCGCTGCGCGCCAACCGATCCTGCGCTACGATCCGGCTGTATTCGCGCGGCTGCGGGAGGAGGGGCTTCAGTTCTGA
- a CDS encoding phosphotransferase family protein, with translation MELRRETIEAALGMRIRETVSLGSNRWMLAFADGQYGIAQRFASVDALATAETALSRLRGEIDLPIPQIRLLDVAHAAPNDIWALFTGVSGDPLARKLPQIADESLYQIGVRLGQVVYRIHRVAGGRYGALTGDDPCAADEERQYILARLERDLADATALRAMSHEEAANVRRALQAFIPPGRQAALLNGGLSPETLLVAQHDGRWTLGGILGWECALSWCPAWEHVTFLDACEGQRCFSLRVGYGNGYDNETQRAYEQVREPALRPYRVLLALRRAVEHATRGARDHARKYVSVALRLVT, from the coding sequence ATGGAGCTGCGACGGGAAACAATCGAGGCGGCGCTTGGCATGCGCATTCGGGAAACGGTGTCGCTGGGAAGCAACCGCTGGATGCTGGCGTTTGCGGACGGGCAGTACGGGATCGCGCAGCGGTTCGCTTCCGTCGATGCGCTGGCAACTGCTGAGACGGCACTCAGCCGACTGCGAGGCGAGATCGATCTCCCGATCCCGCAGATCCGTCTGCTGGATGTGGCCCATGCTGCGCCGAACGACATTTGGGCGCTGTTCACCGGGGTAAGCGGCGATCCACTGGCGCGGAAATTGCCGCAGATCGCCGATGAGTCGCTCTATCAGATCGGGGTGCGACTGGGGCAGGTTGTCTATCGCATCCATCGCGTGGCAGGCGGGCGCTACGGTGCGCTGACCGGCGATGATCCGTGCGCCGCTGACGAGGAGCGGCAGTATATCCTGGCGCGGCTTGAACGCGATCTCGCCGATGCTACGGCACTGCGCGCGATGAGCCACGAGGAAGCCGCCAATGTGCGTCGCGCGTTGCAGGCATTCATCCCTCCCGGTCGCCAGGCCGCTCTGCTGAACGGCGGGTTGTCGCCGGAGACGTTGCTGGTGGCGCAACACGATGGGCGCTGGACACTCGGCGGCATTCTGGGATGGGAATGTGCGTTGAGTTGGTGCCCGGCATGGGAACATGTGACGTTCCTCGACGCCTGCGAAGGGCAACGCTGCTTCAGCCTGCGCGTGGGCTACGGCAACGGCTACGACAACGAGACGCAGCGCGCGTATGAGCAGGTGCGTGAACCAGCGCTCCGTCCGTATCGAGTGCTGCTGGCACTCCGGCGCGCCGTGGAACATGCTACGCGCGGCGCGCGCGACCATGCACGAAAGTATGTGAGCGTTGCGCTGCGGTTGGTGACATAG
- the gcvPA gene encoding aminomethyl-transferring glycine dehydrogenase subunit GcvPA: MTHYIPITDEDRREMLKIIGVEHLEDLFEAVPADHRFPPLALPDPLSEPELRRELGRLERLNAHAGSHAIFLGAGAYNHFVPTAVDQILRRGEFYTAYTPYQPEVSQGTLQAIFEYQSLICALTGMDVANASHYDGGTALAEAAIMAINVVRGRRKIVVAPGVNPQYRAVMRTLLQGVDVEIVGDENPEASPADVAALVDRTTAALMVQSPDFLGVLHDLRPLTEVAHAAGALMVAHFDPIALGLFQTPGEAGADIATAEGQPLGVGLSFGGPYLGIFTCRQQYVHKIAGRLVGVTRDVENRLAYVLTLRAREQDIRRERATSNICTNQGLMALAAAVYLSLLGRRGLRRVAELCYHRAHYAAAQIAQLPGYQVLDRGPFFKEFIVRTPRPVGEINAALRAQGIVGGYDLSGDYPHLGDAMLVCVTEMNSRADIDALTAVLRAVA, translated from the coding sequence ATGACCCATTATATTCCTATCACCGATGAGGATCGCCGCGAGATGCTGAAGATTATCGGTGTTGAGCATCTCGAAGATCTGTTCGAGGCGGTGCCGGCGGATCATCGCTTTCCGCCGTTGGCGTTGCCCGATCCGCTCTCCGAGCCAGAACTGCGCCGTGAGTTGGGGCGGTTGGAACGCCTGAATGCGCACGCGGGCAGTCATGCGATCTTTCTCGGTGCCGGCGCGTACAACCATTTCGTACCGACTGCCGTCGATCAGATTCTGCGACGCGGCGAGTTCTATACGGCGTACACCCCCTATCAACCGGAAGTGAGCCAGGGCACACTCCAGGCGATCTTTGAGTACCAGAGCCTGATCTGCGCGCTGACCGGCATGGACGTTGCGAATGCATCGCATTACGATGGCGGCACGGCGCTCGCAGAGGCGGCGATTATGGCGATCAATGTCGTTCGCGGACGGCGGAAGATTGTCGTGGCGCCGGGAGTGAACCCACAGTACCGCGCAGTGATGCGCACGTTGCTGCAAGGTGTCGATGTCGAGATTGTCGGCGACGAGAACCCGGAAGCGTCGCCGGCGGATGTCGCAGCGCTGGTGGATCGAACGACAGCGGCGCTGATGGTGCAAAGCCCCGATTTCCTCGGCGTGCTGCACGATCTGCGTCCGCTGACAGAGGTGGCGCATGCGGCAGGCGCGCTGATGGTCGCGCATTTCGACCCCATCGCTCTGGGTCTGTTCCAGACACCAGGCGAAGCAGGCGCCGATATCGCAACTGCCGAAGGACAACCGTTGGGTGTCGGTCTGTCGTTTGGCGGTCCGTATCTGGGTATTTTTACCTGCCGCCAGCAGTATGTCCACAAAATCGCCGGTCGCCTGGTCGGCGTGACCCGCGATGTCGAGAATCGTCTGGCGTATGTGCTGACCCTGCGCGCCCGTGAGCAGGACATTCGCCGCGAGCGAGCGACGAGCAATATCTGCACCAATCAGGGGTTGATGGCACTGGCGGCTGCCGTCTACCTGAGCCTGCTTGGACGGCGGGGGTTGCGGCGGGTGGCAGAGTTGTGCTATCACCGCGCACACTATGCCGCAGCGCAGATTGCGCAGTTGCCGGGGTATCAGGTACTTGATCGTGGTCCATTCTTCAAAGAATTCATCGTCAGAACGCCGCGACCGGTTGGCGAGATCAACGCGGCGCTCCGCGCACAGGGTATCGTTGGCGGTTACGATCTATCCGGCGATTACCCGCACCTTGGCGATGCCATGCTCGTGTGTGTCACCGAGATGAATTCGCGCGCCGATATCGACGCGCTCACGGCAGTGCTGCGGGCGGTTGCGTGA
- the gcvH gene encoding glycine cleavage system protein GcvH yields MTFKTLAELQYSKTHEWIRIEGDEATVGITDYAQDALGDVVYVDLPEVGARFEADGVFGAVESVKAASDLYLPVAGEIIAVNEALMNTPELINKDPYGEGWIVKIRVAPGVGALMSAEAYAAFVDSIKH; encoded by the coding sequence ATGACTTTCAAGACGCTAGCCGAATTGCAGTACAGCAAAACACACGAGTGGATCCGAATCGAAGGCGATGAAGCGACGGTCGGGATCACCGATTATGCGCAGGACGCGCTCGGTGATGTGGTTTATGTCGATCTGCCGGAAGTCGGCGCGCGCTTCGAGGCGGACGGCGTGTTCGGCGCGGTCGAGTCGGTTAAGGCGGCATCAGATTTGTATCTGCCGGTCGCCGGAGAGATCATCGCCGTGAACGAGGCGCTGATGAATACTCCTGAGTTGATCAACAAGGACCCGTATGGCGAGGGGTGGATCGTGAAGATCAGGGTCGCTCCTGGCGTTGGGGCGTTGATGAGCGCAGAAGCGTATGCTGCGTTTGTGGATTCGATCAAGCATTGA
- the gcvT gene encoding glycine cleavage system aminomethyltransferase GcvT — MSNDGGLRRTPLYERHVALGARMVEFGGWEMPVQYSGIIDEHRAVREAVGLFDISHMGEVEVRGPDALPFLQHLVTYDVAAIQPGEANYALMCLPNGGIIDDTFIYNLGDYYLIVVNAANTAKDVAWMHECAKGFQVMVADASDRTGMLALQGPAAEGLLAQVAGADLAALPFHGVRRGTVSGIPAIVARTGYTGEDGFELFVAADDVGRLWDALLNAGRNAGLKPCGLGARDSLRFEACLALYGHEITEETNPYEARLGWVVKLDKGDFIGRDALQRIKQEGVRRRLTGFEMVGRGIARSEYEIRDLEGMPVGRVTSGMPSPTLEKNLGMGYVPVTLSAEGSEFDVVVRDRPVRARVVKMPFYRPRYKK; from the coding sequence ATGAGTAATGACGGCGGGTTGCGCCGCACACCGTTGTACGAGCGCCACGTGGCGCTCGGTGCGCGGATGGTGGAGTTCGGCGGTTGGGAGATGCCGGTGCAGTACAGCGGGATCATCGATGAACATCGCGCGGTTCGTGAAGCCGTCGGTTTGTTCGATATCAGTCACATGGGCGAGGTCGAGGTGCGTGGACCGGACGCGCTGCCATTTCTCCAGCATTTGGTGACGTATGATGTCGCTGCGATTCAGCCAGGGGAGGCGAACTATGCGCTGATGTGCCTTCCCAATGGCGGGATCATCGATGATACGTTTATCTACAATCTTGGTGATTATTATCTGATCGTCGTTAATGCCGCCAACACGGCCAAAGATGTCGCCTGGATGCACGAATGCGCGAAGGGGTTTCAGGTCATGGTCGCCGATGCGTCGGACCGCACCGGCATGCTGGCGCTTCAGGGTCCGGCAGCGGAGGGGCTTTTGGCGCAAGTTGCAGGGGCAGACCTTGCAGCATTGCCGTTCCACGGCGTCAGGCGCGGGACTGTGTCGGGCATCCCGGCAATCGTGGCGCGCACCGGCTACACCGGCGAGGACGGGTTTGAACTCTTTGTTGCCGCCGACGATGTCGGGCGCTTGTGGGATGCTCTGCTCAACGCCGGACGCAACGCGGGGTTGAAACCGTGCGGCTTGGGGGCGCGCGACAGTCTGCGCTTCGAGGCGTGTCTGGCGCTCTATGGTCACGAGATTACCGAAGAGACCAATCCATATGAGGCGCGGCTCGGATGGGTGGTCAAACTCGACAAGGGCGATTTCATCGGACGAGACGCCTTGCAGCGCATCAAACAGGAAGGCGTGCGGCGACGTCTCACCGGCTTTGAAATGGTGGGACGCGGTATTGCGCGCAGTGAGTATGAAATCCGCGACCTGGAAGGAATGCCGGTCGGTCGCGTAACGAGCGGTATGCCATCACCGACGCTGGAGAAAAACCTGGGCATGGGGTATGTGCCTGTCACCCTGTCGGCAGAAGGGAGTGAGTTTGATGTCGTGGTGCGCGACCGACCGGTGCGCGCGCGGGTTGTGAAAATGCCGTTCTACCGTCCACGCTACAAGAAGTGA
- a CDS encoding response regulator, with amino-acid sequence MNIMSATIMVVDDDPAISTLISHQLRSLGYRTVCLRDGLQALQQMAIIQPDLVLLDVMMPHMSGWDICRQIRACSEAPIILLTAKDADADVINGLNAGADDYVTKPYRIAQLHARIEAALRRSVQRTRPRPAARVGSASDGSRLSPPAPSAPQTLETAPTKPPVTTPRLRLGATLREERLRRGVSLYQAEQICRVRWDYLQAIEQEQWEYVPQARRQAAIRAYAAYLGVPLRYPQPRRASLASVAAPLVAVALMLVVVVVYFL; translated from the coding sequence ATGAATATCATGAGCGCCACTATTATGGTCGTCGATGACGACCCTGCGATCAGCACCCTGATCAGTCACCAGCTTCGCAGCCTTGGGTATCGCACGGTCTGCCTGCGTGACGGACTTCAAGCGCTCCAGCAGATGGCGATCATTCAACCAGACCTGGTGCTACTGGATGTCATGATGCCGCATATGAGCGGGTGGGACATATGTCGTCAGATTCGCGCCTGTTCCGAGGCGCCGATTATTCTTTTGACTGCCAAAGATGCCGATGCCGATGTGATCAACGGATTGAATGCCGGCGCTGATGACTATGTTACCAAACCATACCGGATTGCGCAGTTGCACGCGCGCATCGAGGCGGCGCTGCGACGGTCGGTGCAACGGACGCGACCACGTCCTGCCGCGCGCGTCGGTTCCGCATCCGACGGCAGCCGTCTGTCTCCGCCAGCGCCATCGGCGCCGCAGACGCTTGAGACTGCGCCAACGAAGCCGCCGGTGACGACACCCCGACTTCGGCTTGGTGCAACGTTGCGCGAGGAGCGACTGCGGCGGGGAGTGTCGCTGTATCAGGCGGAGCAGATCTGCCGTGTGCGCTGGGATTATCTGCAAGCGATCGAGCAGGAGCAGTGGGAGTATGTGCCCCAGGCGCGCCGGCAAGCCGCCATTCGCGCCTATGCCGCGTACCTTGGCGTTCCCTTGCGCTATCCCCAACCGAGGCGAGCATCGCTTGCGTCGGTGGCCGCACCGCTGGTTGCCGTCGCGTTGATGTTGGTGGTTGTCGTTGTTTACTTTCTTTAG
- a CDS encoding HEAT repeat domain-containing protein — protein MVAINPLRWLKRRRTPPVAPAPAHEDTLAVMVRDIVRTNRLALLDDLSAADRTTVAVRLAVRADDPRALIRFLWRRAAVTPEYLLTLVACLKAIDDASAFWVIRTTTALAEGRAGDRTASSVLQALLDCLPMLDAALDQIVQRQRSPLRLLRRLFEALTPELALPRLMRLAFDEATPTALAWAAADRLAECLSGTATILDPPTTPAAHARWLYVDALMGAAGIQTQDAAALPSFAATTAGAARCERLGCALLANTNLSPAIRLAAVDLLLQQATPPWTVIVGACADEQETVRRGALARIGSSSAREAMAMLVRLALRSDMPIDVRLMAVIRLSAETQWDVAPVLQRCARDASLPLAGRLRAAAALGRRSANLPRLLALMRDPQAHLEVRAAAARAAAFPSAAPYLVRLALDPATPAPVVTALWNALATPACRATLPGMRSALVRLLDAARADVALTLALIRVAGAVGGDEAIAALTSLAGSGAITRLRSAVPPDLLDLPVEACLEYPLLPPPMRTRLLTALATAPTPAEQPTTLAQFLAREADLVRCAAIEALTLSNNARARAAILIALRHAPSPGVATALAEALDLLGSLQDMLQVVVDPELDATLRWHVADRLAQRVDGPTLIREAWVRSDLDAFGRELIIDALVRHDAKASAPFFMRLANDPGESLIFRERALMALDGVTDASLEDPLVRLVNDVDLDPGLRGRAAASLPAPLSPAICSTLRDLARTDAPAPLLIGVLQALGRARDAAALPILVRYSLDHRAAIAQTAVEALAANGDNSISPLLVRVALSPQANAAVKLVALESLVRLGEPDAGRLLRPYLRNYPIIFQMRAFRLLANAGQVSNEAERLVRDRLCPTPLRLCALEYLPCSASAGALLAALLRDAGENPVVRAAAAARLPARDYGAALTEAALDTTTPIIVRTACLAGLGASGDADALLALSALAERDCDPVARERARLELWSLAMQSLSDRAPDEYHERHYYGRR, from the coding sequence ATGGTCGCAATCAATCCGCTGCGCTGGTTGAAACGGCGTCGTACGCCACCAGTAGCCCCTGCGCCAGCACACGAAGATACGCTTGCCGTCATGGTGCGCGACATCGTTCGAACGAATCGTCTGGCGCTGCTGGATGATCTGTCGGCGGCGGATCGCACGACTGTGGCGGTTCGGCTGGCAGTGCGCGCTGATGACCCACGCGCACTGATCCGATTCTTGTGGCGCCGCGCCGCCGTTACGCCAGAGTATCTGCTCACCCTCGTCGCATGCCTGAAGGCAATCGATGATGCCAGCGCATTCTGGGTCATCCGCACAACCACGGCGCTGGCAGAAGGGCGCGCCGGCGATCGCACCGCCAGTTCGGTCCTTCAGGCGCTCCTCGATTGCCTGCCGATGCTCGATGCAGCGCTCGACCAGATAGTGCAGCGCCAGCGTTCACCTCTTCGCCTGTTGCGCCGCCTCTTCGAGGCGCTGACCCCGGAACTGGCATTGCCACGATTGATGCGGCTGGCATTCGATGAGGCGACGCCGACCGCTCTGGCATGGGCTGCTGCCGACCGGCTGGCGGAATGTCTCTCTGGCACAGCGACGATTCTTGATCCCCCCACGACCCCTGCGGCGCATGCGCGTTGGCTCTACGTCGATGCGCTGATGGGCGCAGCCGGGATACAGACGCAGGACGCTGCGGCGCTTCCGTCGTTTGCGGCGACCACCGCCGGCGCCGCGCGGTGTGAACGCCTGGGATGCGCGTTGCTGGCAAATACAAATCTTTCGCCAGCGATTCGGCTTGCCGCCGTTGACCTGCTGCTCCAGCAGGCGACACCTCCCTGGACAGTGATCGTTGGTGCCTGCGCCGATGAGCAAGAGACCGTGCGGCGCGGGGCGCTGGCGCGAATCGGATCATCTTCGGCGCGGGAAGCGATGGCCATGCTGGTTCGCCTGGCGCTCCGCAGCGATATGCCGATTGATGTGCGTCTGATGGCAGTGATACGTCTCAGCGCCGAGACACAGTGGGATGTGGCGCCCGTCCTGCAACGGTGCGCACGCGACGCTTCGCTGCCGCTGGCAGGACGCCTGCGCGCGGCGGCGGCGCTGGGACGACGTTCCGCCAATCTGCCACGCTTGCTGGCATTGATGCGTGACCCACAGGCGCACCTCGAGGTGCGCGCCGCCGCCGCGCGCGCAGCAGCGTTTCCTTCGGCAGCGCCTTATCTTGTCCGCCTGGCGCTTGACCCGGCCACGCCAGCGCCGGTTGTGACTGCGCTCTGGAACGCACTGGCGACTCCGGCATGCCGCGCCACGCTCCCTGGCATGCGCTCGGCGCTCGTCCGTCTGCTCGACGCTGCACGCGCCGATGTGGCATTGACACTGGCACTCATCAGGGTTGCAGGCGCTGTCGGCGGTGATGAAGCAATCGCTGCACTGACGTCGCTGGCAGGCAGCGGTGCGATAACACGGCTGCGGAGCGCCGTTCCGCCCGATCTCCTCGATCTGCCGGTCGAAGCATGCCTGGAATACCCCCTTCTACCGCCGCCGATGCGGACACGCCTGCTGACCGCGCTGGCAACTGCGCCGACTCCGGCGGAACAACCGACAACACTGGCGCAGTTTCTGGCGCGTGAGGCGGATCTGGTGCGCTGCGCTGCAATCGAAGCCCTCACCCTGAGCAACAATGCCAGGGCGCGCGCGGCAATCCTGATCGCGCTGCGCCATGCCCCGTCTCCTGGAGTGGCGACCGCGCTGGCTGAAGCGCTCGATCTGCTCGGCAGCCTCCAGGATATGCTTCAGGTCGTCGTGGATCCCGAACTCGACGCGACGCTACGCTGGCACGTCGCCGATCGGTTGGCGCAGCGCGTGGATGGACCAACACTGATCCGCGAGGCATGGGTGCGATCTGACCTCGATGCGTTTGGACGCGAACTGATCATTGATGCGCTGGTGCGCCACGATGCAAAGGCGTCGGCGCCATTTTTCATGCGGCTGGCAAACGACCCTGGAGAGTCGCTGATATTCCGTGAACGCGCATTGATGGCGCTCGATGGAGTAACCGACGCATCGCTCGAAGACCCGCTGGTACGCCTGGTCAACGATGTGGATCTCGATCCCGGGTTGCGCGGTCGGGCGGCGGCAAGTCTGCCGGCGCCGCTCAGCCCGGCAATATGCAGTACGCTGCGCGATCTCGCGCGAACCGACGCGCCGGCGCCATTGCTCATTGGCGTGCTTCAGGCGCTTGGTCGTGCGCGAGACGCGGCTGCACTACCGATTCTGGTGCGTTATAGCCTCGATCACCGCGCGGCAATCGCTCAGACAGCGGTCGAGGCGCTTGCCGCGAACGGCGACAACTCCATCAGCCCATTGCTGGTGCGTGTGGCGCTGAGTCCTCAGGCGAATGCGGCGGTGAAACTGGTCGCTCTTGAATCACTGGTGCGGCTTGGTGAACCGGATGCCGGGCGCCTGTTACGTCCATATTTGCGAAACTATCCGATCATCTTTCAAATGCGCGCGTTCCGTTTGCTGGCGAACGCCGGACAGGTCAGCAATGAAGCAGAACGACTGGTGCGTGACCGGCTCTGCCCGACGCCGCTGCGCCTGTGCGCGCTCGAATACCTGCCGTGCAGTGCATCTGCCGGTGCGCTGCTCGCAGCCTTGCTGCGCGATGCTGGCGAGAATCCTGTGGTGCGCGCCGCTGCTGCCGCGCGACTGCCTGCGCGCGATTATGGCGCGGCGTTAACCGAGGCGGCGCTCGATACAACCACGCCGATAATCGTGCGCACCGCGTGTCTTGCCGGTCTTGGCGCCAGCGGTGATGCCGACGCATTGCTGGCGCTCTCCGCCCTTGCCGAACGCGATTGCGACCCCGTTGCGCGTGAACGGGCACGGCTCGAACTCTGGTCTCTGGCGATGCAATCGTTGAGCGATAGAGCACCTGATGAATATCATGAGCGCCACTATTATGGTCGTCGATGA